One region of Fragaria vesca subsp. vesca linkage group LG4, FraVesHawaii_1.0, whole genome shotgun sequence genomic DNA includes:
- the LOC101292792 gene encoding WUSCHEL-related homeobox 2-like: MALEELYRHGLKTPTAQQIRQLTAQLRNFGRIEGKNVFYWFQNHRARERQKIRRRELMSMYQSDSKEQQQNLSNNTVSSLQDKGSAGVDLVLPLEDEQQNKWILPNNFTILSDQESSSILQERMMMSMVKSNSSRQLVKQSDSPGPASDTNASATFVCPKLLDFHHYYDYDYGMVLTATNVYRGEFEESSRANQTLELFPLESENLKGAKE, encoded by the exons ATGGCTCTGGAAGAGCTGTATCGACATGGGTTAAAGACACCGACGGCCCAACAAATCCGACAGCTGACTGCGCAGCTTCGAAACTTTGGGAGGATTGAAGGCAAGAATGTGTTCTACTGGTTTCAGAACCACCGAGCCAGGGAGAGGCAGAAGATCAGACGCCGTGAACTCATGTCCATGTATCAGTCTGACTCCAAAGAACAACAACAAAACTTGAGTAACAACACGGTTAGCAGTCTCCAGGACAAAGGATCTGCAGGAG TTGACTTGGTTCTTCCTCTTGAAGATGAGCAGCAGAATAAGTGGATTCTACCAAACAACTTCACTATTCTCTCTGATCAG GAATCATCTTCAATACTGCAAGAGAGGATGATGATGAGCATGGTGAAAAGCAATTCATCCAGGCAACTTGTGAAGCAATCCGATTCACCTGGACCGGCATCAGACACAAATGCGTCAGCTACATTTGTTTGTCCAAAGCTCTTGGACTTTCATCACTATTATGATTATGATTACGGTATGGTATTGACTGCAACCAATGTTTACAGAGGAGAATTCGAAGAAAGTAGTAGAGCAAATCAAACTCTGGAGCTCTTTCCACTTGAGAGCGAAAATCTTAAGGGTGCTAAGGAGTAA
- the LOC101302927 gene encoding phytanoyl-CoA dioxygenase domain-containing protein 1-like, with the protein MGIAGNLSSDQVQFFNSQGYLVLESFATPEEIEAMRTRMDQLLHDFDCSATASIFSTKNQQQLTDNYFLESVDKISFFFEEKAFGDDGSLKQPKGLSINKVGHALHELDPVFKKFSYSEKVSGLLSSLAYKRPIPIQSMYLFKQPGIGGEVVPHQDNSFLYTEPQTCTGLWLALEDATVVNGCLWAIPGSQKNGLVRRLIRGEDGMTFDRPSPVYDPKDFVPIEVKAGSLVVIHGDLIHQSFENQSSKSRHAYSVHVVDTDGCKWAPDNW; encoded by the exons ATGGGAATCGCCGGCAATCTCAGTTCGGACCAAGTCCAGTTCTTCAACTCCCAAG GTTATCTTGTACTGGAATCGTTCGCCACTCCTGAGGAAATCGAAGCCATGAGGACGAGGATGGACCAGTTGCTCCACGACTTTGACTGCTCCGCCACCGCCTCTATTTTCTCTACCAAGAACCAG CAACAGTTGACCGACAACTATTTCTTGGAAAGTGTCGACAAGATTTCGTTTTTCTTCGAAG AGAAAGCTTTTGGGGATGATGGAAGCCTAAAGCAGCCAAAGGGACTTTCCATCAATAAAGTTGGACATG CATTACATGAGCTTGATCCGGTATTCAAAAAGTTCTCCTATTCTGAGAAAGTTTCGGGTTTGTTATCCTCCTTGGCATACAAAAGGCCCATTCCCATTCAGTCTATGTATCTCTTTAAG CAACCGGGTATTGGCGGTGAGGTAGTGCCACACCAGGATAACTCATTTCTTTATACCGAACCACAAACTTGCACTGGGCTGTGGCTAGCCTTGGAAGATGCAACAGTAGTAAATGGCTGCCTGTGGGCTATTCCTGGATCTCAAAAGA ATGGCCTTGTTAGACGGTTGATTAGAGGTGAAGACGGTATGACCTTTGATCGTCCGTCCCCTGTGTATGATCCAAAAGATTTTGTGCCTATTGAAGTCAAAGCTGGGTCTTTAGTTGTTATTCATGGTGATCTTATTCATCAAAG TTTCGAGAACCAGTCTTCAAAGTCAAGGCATGCATATAGCGTGCATGTGGTGGATACAGATGGCTGCAAATGGGCTCCAGATAATTGGTAA